The following are from one region of the Chromobacterium phragmitis genome:
- a CDS encoding PadR family transcriptional regulator: protein MRASRRAGGEAEVLARGRKFSADDLQLLLLALIAERACHGYELIKELAVRSNGYYSPSPGVAYPALSSLEATGHVAAASDGKRRRYSITDAGRERLAEGRERAQLMLAKLVHIGRKMELARRAYAGEEIGEDGAAGWTKELIDARRALKRALLLRDQAAPDEQRRIAAILQRATDEIVGAENSTGD from the coding sequence ATGCGCGCATCCCGCCGCGCCGGCGGCGAAGCAGAAGTGCTGGCCAGGGGGCGAAAATTCAGCGCGGACGATTTGCAACTGCTGCTGCTGGCATTGATAGCCGAGCGCGCCTGTCATGGCTACGAACTGATCAAGGAGCTGGCCGTCCGTTCCAACGGCTACTACAGCCCCAGCCCTGGCGTTGCCTACCCCGCGCTATCCAGCCTGGAGGCAACGGGCCATGTGGCCGCCGCCAGCGATGGCAAGCGGCGCCGCTATTCCATCACCGATGCCGGGCGCGAGCGCTTGGCCGAGGGGCGGGAGCGCGCGCAGCTGATGCTGGCCAAGCTGGTTCACATCGGACGCAAGATGGAGCTGGCGCGCCGAGCCTACGCCGGGGAAGAGATCGGCGAGGACGGCGCCGCGGGGTGGACCAAGGAGTTGATAGACGCGAGGCGCGCGTTGAAGCGGGCCTTGCTGCTCAGGGATCAGGCTGCGCCGGATGAACAGCGCCGCATCGCGGCCATTTTGCAGCGCGCCACGGATGAAATCGTGGGCGCGGAAAATTCCACAGGAGATTGA
- a CDS encoding methyl-accepting chemotaxis protein, whose translation MARTLSLKRRLLLQTVSAIALVCVLGALLMNTLRQQMLDDRHDQVRTQVENAASLVAMHEEQAAAGLVPEAEAQKMALQELAKLRFDGDEYFFTLDRNLKWISHGMNPKLIGKDMHSVRDGAGANIGALFEQTMRSGGGKGFVSYVWDKPGSSAPQPKLAYFQSSPRWGWVIGTGLYLDDINATLTRQLLSVGAQVLLFMAVSLSLGWWVYRSVMRELGTEPSVAADIVREIAAGKLDREIDVDAARGDSLLAHIREMQGQLRQLVGDIMRDAEELGRLNADVVDGARMVADNSQGQSEGAAAMAASVEQLTVSINHIAQHASDAREVSQDSGQLSEAGSDVIARAVAEMQDISATVDMTEAAISELASKTATISNIMQVIKDIADQTNLLALNAAIEAARAGETGRGFAVVADEVRKLSERTAKATEQTAGMIAEIQASSDLSRQNMSETVAKVKTGLELAEQGGELIQQIRGSASQVVQVVNDISHALREQGTASQDIARHVEQIAQVASGNAVAATQASESVQRIDEVTGNLRLSVAQFQV comes from the coding sequence ATGGCCAGAACCCTTTCCCTGAAGCGCCGCTTGTTGTTGCAAACCGTCAGCGCCATCGCCCTGGTGTGCGTACTGGGCGCCTTGCTGATGAATACGCTGCGCCAGCAAATGCTGGACGACAGGCATGACCAGGTCCGCACCCAGGTGGAAAACGCAGCCAGCCTGGTGGCGATGCATGAAGAGCAGGCCGCGGCCGGGCTGGTGCCGGAGGCGGAGGCGCAGAAAATGGCTTTGCAGGAGTTGGCCAAGCTGCGTTTCGACGGCGATGAGTATTTCTTCACTCTGGACAGGAACCTCAAATGGATTTCCCATGGCATGAACCCCAAGCTGATCGGCAAGGACATGCACAGCGTGAGGGATGGCGCCGGCGCCAATATCGGCGCGCTGTTCGAGCAAACCATGCGCAGCGGCGGCGGCAAGGGTTTTGTCAGCTACGTGTGGGACAAGCCGGGCTCGAGCGCGCCGCAACCCAAGCTCGCTTACTTTCAAAGCTCTCCGCGCTGGGGGTGGGTAATCGGCACCGGGCTTTACCTGGACGACATCAATGCCACGCTGACGCGGCAGTTGCTGAGCGTGGGCGCGCAGGTGCTGCTGTTCATGGCCGTGAGTTTGTCGCTGGGCTGGTGGGTGTACCGCAGCGTGATGCGCGAACTGGGAACGGAGCCTTCCGTGGCCGCGGACATCGTGCGCGAAATCGCCGCCGGCAAGCTGGATAGGGAGATAGACGTGGACGCGGCGCGCGGCGACAGCTTGTTGGCCCATATCCGGGAAATGCAGGGACAGCTGCGCCAGCTGGTGGGCGACATTATGCGCGATGCGGAGGAGTTGGGCCGGCTGAACGCCGACGTGGTGGACGGCGCCCGCATGGTGGCCGACAACTCGCAGGGACAGAGCGAGGGCGCGGCTGCGATGGCGGCGTCGGTGGAGCAACTGACGGTCAGCATCAACCATATTGCACAGCACGCGTCGGACGCGCGCGAGGTGTCGCAGGACTCCGGCCAGCTTTCCGAAGCGGGCAGCGACGTGATCGCTCGCGCGGTGGCGGAGATGCAGGACATCAGCGCCACCGTCGACATGACCGAGGCCGCCATTTCCGAGTTGGCCAGCAAAACCGCCACCATCTCCAACATCATGCAAGTGATCAAGGATATCGCCGACCAGACCAATCTGCTGGCGCTGAACGCGGCGATAGAGGCGGCGCGCGCGGGAGAAACCGGCCGCGGCTTCGCCGTAGTGGCCGACGAAGTGCGCAAGCTGTCCGAACGCACCGCCAAAGCCACCGAACAGACGGCCGGCATGATTGCCGAGATTCAGGCCAGCTCCGATTTGTCGCGCCAGAACATGAGCGAGACCGTGGCCAAGGTGAAAACCGGGCTGGAACTGGCCGAGCAGGGCGGCGAGCTGATCCAGCAGATACGCGGCAGCGCCAGCCAGGTGGTGCAAGTGGTCAACGACATTTCCCACGCGCTGCGCGAGCAAGGCACCGCCAGCCAGGATATCGCCCGCCATGTGGAGCAGATCGCGCAAGTGGCGTCCGGCAACGCGGTGGCCGCCACCCAGGCGTCGGAAAGCGTGCAGCGGATCGACGAGGTGACCGGCAATCTGAGGCTATCGGTCGCGCAGTTCCAGGTTTAG
- a CDS encoding TIGR02285 family protein, whose translation MLGFLIPACWRRCLAAIPFSVTLTTAIAAEPYQITWVLSDWAPNFIIRDGKPTDGQNDIYLKLIIARWPEAEHRFAVMSTARSVLELQRGSQLCRMNLIPTAEREKFAFFTLTHMQLPQEVIIRRAVADQAPLNGKGEVPLEKLILRSGLRGVIAAGRSYSDPIDKLFAAHRNDSNLKESPRLPSNSGLFKLLQLSRADYTLDFEPDYKYHREVDKDDSLVNLPIEGSGLIPVGIACPKTPWGRMAVMKIDQLLSEAVADPAYRQSQDRWLTQESIQRYRAELDRFYRQRARAADPARFALAPGRR comes from the coding sequence ATGTTAGGTTTTCTGATACCCGCATGCTGGAGACGATGCCTGGCGGCCATTCCCTTCTCCGTGACGCTGACGACAGCCATCGCGGCGGAGCCGTATCAGATCACCTGGGTGCTTTCCGACTGGGCGCCCAACTTCATCATCCGCGACGGCAAGCCTACGGACGGCCAGAACGACATCTACCTGAAGCTGATCATCGCGCGCTGGCCGGAGGCCGAGCACCGCTTCGCCGTGATGAGCACCGCCCGCAGCGTGCTGGAGCTCCAGCGCGGCAGCCAGCTGTGCCGAATGAACCTGATACCGACGGCGGAGCGCGAAAAATTCGCTTTTTTCACGTTGACCCATATGCAGCTGCCGCAGGAGGTGATCATTCGCCGGGCGGTGGCGGACCAGGCGCCGCTGAACGGCAAGGGAGAGGTGCCGCTGGAAAAACTGATTCTGCGGTCTGGGCTGAGGGGGGTGATCGCAGCCGGACGCAGCTATTCCGACCCGATAGACAAACTGTTCGCCGCGCATCGCAACGATTCCAACCTGAAGGAAAGCCCGCGGCTTCCCTCCAATAGCGGCCTGTTCAAGCTGCTGCAGCTGTCCAGGGCCGACTACACGCTGGATTTCGAACCCGACTACAAATACCACCGCGAGGTGGACAAGGATGACAGTCTGGTCAATCTGCCCATCGAGGGCTCCGGACTGATTCCGGTCGGCATCGCCTGCCCCAAGACCCCATGGGGACGAATGGCGGTGATGAAAATAGACCAGCTGCTGAGCGAAGCGGTGGCCGACCCCGCCTATCGCCAATCCCAGGACCGCTGGCTGACTCAGGAATCGATACAGCGTTATCGCGCGGAGCTGGACCGTTTCTACCGCCAACGCGCGCGGGCGGCCGACCCCGCGCGCTTCGCGCTCGCGCCAGGCCGGCGCTAA
- a CDS encoding metal-dependent hydrolase, with translation MMVATHVAFGAFCAVSAALILRLPAMMALLLLAGGLAGSLLPDLDHPKSWLGRRIPFLSRPIAYLFGHRGITHSLLAVVGVFYASAACLHGWGVQLGHAMPLVLGLCVGYASHLVGDWLTPAGIPLLWPIRIRFRAPLMLLRPRMAEPVMTVLLWFGAGFLMSRAL, from the coding sequence ATGATGGTGGCTACCCACGTCGCCTTCGGCGCGTTCTGCGCGGTTTCGGCGGCGCTGATCCTGCGCTTGCCGGCCATGATGGCGTTGCTGCTGCTGGCCGGCGGCTTGGCCGGCTCGCTGTTGCCGGACCTCGACCATCCCAAGAGCTGGCTTGGCCGGCGCATACCCTTCCTGTCCCGGCCTATCGCCTATCTGTTCGGCCATCGCGGCATCACTCACAGCCTGTTGGCCGTGGTCGGCGTGTTTTACGCCAGCGCCGCCTGCCTGCACGGCTGGGGCGTGCAGCTTGGCCATGCGATGCCGCTGGTGCTGGGGCTGTGCGTGGGTTACGCCTCCCATCTGGTAGGCGATTGGCTGACCCCGGCCGGCATCCCCTTGCTGTGGCCGATACGGATACGCTTTCGCGCGCCGCTGATGCTGCTTCGCCCCAGAATGGCCGAGCCGGTCATGACCGTATTGCTGTGGTTCGGCGCGGGGTTCTTGATGTCGCGCGCCCTGTAG
- the hlyD gene encoding secretion protein HlyD — MKRWIAVAALLALATIGGLAYVHHQRQAEAEKQSTLYGNVDIREVALAFRVPGRLAAVRADEGDSVQPGQILAQLDVEPLRNSLNAALASEAALAARNALMHKGSRQEDIAQAKSRLEVAEAAAKQAESEYRRQRELAPAGGSSQQQLEAARSQRDQSIGQRDAAVQQLRALRAGFRPEEIAESDAQLKQARASVAAARLALKDASLQSPSAGIILTRAVETGSLVQAGTPAFTLSLRQPTWVRAYVDETQLGRFTTGTEVSIASDSHPEKSYRGVVGFVSPTAEFTPKSVETASLRTALVYRIRVVVGDADGGLSQGMPVTVRLAK; from the coding sequence ATGAAACGATGGATAGCGGTCGCCGCGCTGCTGGCGCTGGCGACTATCGGAGGCCTGGCTTATGTCCATCACCAGCGGCAGGCAGAAGCCGAAAAGCAGTCCACGCTGTACGGCAATGTCGACATCCGCGAGGTGGCGCTGGCCTTTCGCGTGCCCGGCCGGCTTGCCGCCGTGCGGGCGGATGAAGGCGACAGCGTGCAGCCGGGACAGATATTGGCCCAACTCGACGTCGAGCCGCTGCGCAATAGCCTGAATGCCGCGCTGGCGAGCGAAGCCGCATTGGCGGCGCGCAACGCGCTGATGCACAAAGGCAGCCGGCAAGAAGACATCGCCCAGGCCAAATCGCGGCTGGAGGTTGCGGAAGCCGCCGCGAAACAGGCGGAAAGCGAATATCGGCGCCAACGCGAACTGGCGCCGGCCGGCGGCAGCAGTCAGCAACAGCTGGAAGCGGCCCGCTCTCAGCGCGACCAGTCCATCGGCCAGCGCGACGCAGCCGTCCAGCAACTGCGCGCTTTGCGCGCGGGCTTCCGGCCGGAGGAAATCGCCGAATCCGACGCCCAGCTCAAGCAGGCGCGAGCCAGCGTGGCCGCCGCCAGGCTGGCTCTGAAGGATGCCAGCCTGCAGTCGCCCAGCGCCGGCATCATCCTCACCCGCGCGGTGGAAACGGGCAGCCTGGTGCAGGCGGGCACGCCCGCGTTCACGCTGTCGCTGCGTCAGCCAACCTGGGTGCGCGCCTATGTCGACGAAACCCAACTGGGCCGATTCACCACCGGGACCGAAGTGTCGATCGCCAGCGACAGCCATCCTGAGAAATCTTACCGCGGGGTGGTGGGCTTCGTGTCGCCTACCGCCGAATTCACGCCCAAGTCGGTGGAAACCGCCAGCCTGCGCACTGCGCTGGTCTACCGGATACGGGTGGTAGTCGGCGATGCGGATGGCGGACTCAGCCAGGGCATGCCTGTGACGGTGAGGCTGGCCAAGTGA
- a CDS encoding ATP-binding cassette domain-containing protein codes for MNLSIQACALKKRFPGADADAVAGVDLDIPPGCVAGLVGPDGAGKTTLLRMLAGLLTPDGGKAKVAGLDAAIGDELRRAIGYMPQKFGLYEDLTVQENLNLYADLRGVSATEREGDFARLLALTDLAPFTGRYAGKLSGGMKQKLGLACSLLGKPRVLLLDEPGVGVDPISRRELWRLIRSLAADGITVLLSTAYLDEAEACDQVYLMAGGRLRAAGSPAELTAPLAGRCLRLTGIEGNRRRLLQRLLRQPELMDGTIQGNGLRLLLRDESRWPDLALAEAGPEAALIPARPRLEDAFISLLGGGPGGDSPLAEEMPEVPAYAGEAVIEARRLGKRFGDFRAAADISFVVRRGEVFGLLGPNGAGKSTTFKMECGLLKPSGGQALVMGLDLKRSPSAARQQLGYMAQKFSLYAQLSVRRNLMFFSGVYGLSGARQRDKVAQMERVFGLTPHMDNLSGELPLGFKQRLALACAVMHEPPLLFLDEPTSGVDPVTRREFWTHINGLAEKGVTVLVTTHFMDEAEYCDRIALIYRGRLLALDTPDALKRGVADSACPEPTMEDAFIRLVEEADA; via the coding sequence GTGAATTTGTCCATCCAGGCTTGCGCGCTGAAAAAGCGCTTTCCCGGCGCGGATGCCGATGCCGTCGCCGGGGTCGATCTGGACATTCCTCCAGGCTGCGTGGCGGGTCTGGTCGGTCCGGACGGGGCCGGCAAGACCACGTTGCTGCGCATGTTGGCCGGATTGCTGACGCCTGACGGCGGCAAAGCGAAGGTGGCCGGGCTGGATGCCGCCATCGGCGACGAGTTGCGGCGCGCGATCGGCTACATGCCGCAAAAGTTCGGCCTGTACGAAGACTTGACCGTGCAGGAAAACCTCAATTTGTACGCCGACCTGCGGGGAGTGTCCGCCACCGAACGCGAGGGGGATTTCGCCCGCTTGTTGGCGCTGACCGACCTCGCGCCGTTCACCGGCCGCTACGCCGGCAAGCTCTCCGGCGGCATGAAACAGAAGCTGGGCCTGGCCTGCTCGCTGCTGGGCAAGCCCCGCGTCTTGTTGCTGGACGAGCCCGGCGTCGGGGTCGACCCCATCTCCAGGCGCGAGCTGTGGCGGCTGATACGGTCACTGGCGGCCGACGGCATCACGGTGCTGCTCAGCACCGCCTACCTGGATGAGGCGGAAGCTTGCGATCAAGTGTATTTGATGGCGGGCGGGCGCTTGCGCGCCGCCGGATCTCCCGCCGAGCTGACCGCGCCGCTGGCGGGCCGTTGCCTGAGACTGACGGGCATCGAGGGCAATCGTCGGCGGTTGTTGCAGCGACTGCTGCGCCAGCCGGAACTGATGGACGGCACGATACAAGGAAACGGACTGAGGCTGCTGCTGCGCGACGAAAGCCGCTGGCCCGATCTCGCCTTGGCCGAAGCCGGCCCGGAAGCCGCACTGATTCCAGCCAGGCCCAGACTGGAGGACGCCTTCATCAGCCTGCTGGGCGGCGGCCCCGGCGGGGACTCGCCTCTGGCGGAGGAAATGCCGGAGGTGCCGGCTTATGCAGGCGAGGCTGTGATCGAGGCGCGCCGACTCGGCAAGCGCTTCGGCGACTTTCGCGCCGCCGCCGACATCAGCTTCGTGGTGCGCCGCGGCGAAGTGTTCGGCTTGCTGGGCCCCAATGGCGCCGGCAAATCCACCACCTTCAAGATGGAATGCGGCCTGCTAAAACCCAGCGGCGGACAGGCGCTGGTGATGGGCTTGGATCTGAAGCGCAGCCCCAGCGCGGCGCGGCAACAACTGGGGTATATGGCTCAGAAGTTCTCGCTTTACGCCCAATTGAGCGTGCGGCGCAATCTGATGTTTTTTTCCGGCGTGTATGGCCTGTCTGGAGCCAGGCAGCGCGACAAGGTGGCGCAAATGGAGAGGGTGTTCGGCCTGACGCCCCATATGGACAATCTTTCCGGAGAGCTGCCGCTAGGCTTCAAGCAAAGGCTGGCGCTGGCTTGCGCGGTGATGCACGAGCCGCCGCTGCTGTTTCTGGACGAACCCACCTCCGGGGTCGATCCGGTGACCCGCCGCGAGTTTTGGACCCATATCAATGGCTTGGCGGAGAAGGGGGTGACGGTGCTGGTGACCACCCACTTCATGGATGAGGCGGAGTATTGCGATCGCATCGCCTTGATCTATCGCGGCCGGTTGCTGGCGCTGGACACCCCGGACGCCCTCAAGCGCGGCGTAGCCGACTCCGCCTGTCCGGAGCCGACCATGGAGGATGCCTTCATCCGCCTGGTGGAAGAGGCGGACGCATGA
- a CDS encoding ABC transporter permease, with translation MNPRRLLALCRKESYQIVRDPSSILIAFILPVALLFILGYAVNLDSAHIRLGLLNQDGGGAARRLAATLRATPALAVQSLSSRAELESKLSRGEIRGAVVVPNDFSRQWQRGQGVIQLLTDGAEPNTANFVAAYAQGAWLRWLQAEGDESARPMPPAIDIRQRFWFNPSAESPNFLVPGTIAIVMTIVGALLSSLVVAREWERGTMEALLATPVSRAELLLSKILPYYALGIAAMLLCLLVAVFVMGVPFRGPVWLLWLMSSLFLANALGMGLFLSTVMRTQFDAAQAALTAGYLPALMLSGFVFEISSMPEPLQWLTRILPARYFASTLQTLFQAGVVPGLLWFNAASLTLLGAFWLGQTVRKTRRTLD, from the coding sequence ATGAACCCTCGCCGGCTGCTGGCCCTGTGCAGGAAAGAAAGCTACCAGATCGTGCGCGACCCAAGCAGCATCCTGATCGCCTTCATTTTGCCGGTGGCGCTGCTGTTCATTCTGGGGTACGCAGTGAATCTGGATTCCGCCCATATCCGTCTGGGGCTGCTCAATCAGGACGGCGGCGGCGCGGCGCGGCGCCTGGCGGCCACGCTGCGCGCCACGCCGGCGCTTGCGGTTCAATCGCTGTCCTCGCGCGCGGAGCTGGAAAGCAAGCTGTCCCGAGGCGAGATACGCGGCGCGGTGGTGGTGCCGAACGATTTCTCCCGGCAATGGCAGCGCGGCCAAGGCGTCATCCAGTTGCTGACCGATGGCGCGGAGCCCAATACCGCGAATTTCGTCGCCGCGTACGCCCAGGGTGCCTGGCTGCGTTGGCTGCAGGCCGAGGGCGACGAGAGCGCCCGTCCCATGCCGCCGGCCATCGATATCCGCCAGCGCTTCTGGTTCAATCCCAGCGCGGAAAGCCCTAATTTCCTGGTACCCGGCACCATCGCCATCGTGATGACCATCGTCGGCGCGCTGCTGTCGTCCTTGGTCGTCGCGCGGGAGTGGGAGCGCGGCACGATGGAGGCCCTGCTGGCGACCCCGGTCAGCCGCGCCGAACTATTGCTGTCCAAGATATTGCCGTATTACGCGCTGGGCATCGCGGCCATGCTGTTATGCCTGCTGGTCGCGGTGTTTGTGATGGGCGTGCCGTTTCGCGGACCTGTATGGCTGCTGTGGCTGATGTCGTCGCTGTTTCTCGCCAATGCGCTGGGCATGGGCCTGTTTCTGTCCACCGTGATGCGCACCCAGTTTGATGCCGCGCAGGCGGCGCTGACCGCGGGCTATTTGCCGGCGCTGATGCTGTCCGGCTTCGTGTTCGAGATTTCCAGCATGCCGGAGCCGCTGCAATGGCTGACCCGCATTCTGCCGGCCCGCTATTTCGCCAGCACGCTCCAAACTCTGTTCCAGGCGGGCGTAGTGCCCGGGCTGTTATGGTTCAA